GTTCTGGACATTCGGTGACTACTGAGCGCGCCTTCTGGTCGTTCAACGCGAATTGAGACAATGATCCGATGCTGACCCGATCCGCCACCTACCCCGACCGGGAGACCGCACAGTGGGCCACCCAGCAGGTGGTGACCGCCAATGAGCAGGTCATCCACCGCTGGCTCGCCCAGGGAACGCGGGCCCGACTCACCATCGAGGCCGCCTGGCCGTCCCGTGAGGAGCCCGTCGGCCGGGTGCAGTTGGAGGCCATGCTCCTTGCCGGACAGGGGCCCGTCGACGTCCGCGCCGCCCGCGTCGTCCTGCGTCGCGAGCCGGACAGCCCGTACGGATTCGTCGTCCAGACCACCGTCCCGTTCTACCTGTAGAGGCAACCGACCGTGCCCATGAAGCCCCTCGAACACGACCGGCGCTACGGCGAGCTCGATCAGGTGATGCGTGCCTACCTCGGCCAGCAGGGGGAGGACACGGCCGAGCGTCGCAGCCCTGCGCTGGACGCCTATCTGCGCCACACCTGGCACACCCGCCCCTGGGCGATCGCGGAGGCGGAGCGCCAGCTGCGCGAGTACAGCCGGAATCCTCCGGGGCGCCTGCGGATCGACCTCGGCGAGTTCTACGCCGTCCCCGACGTCGGGATTCCGCAGGCCGCGATCGGCGACTGGCTGCTCGTGCTCGCCGACCACCTCAAGCAGAGCGTCGAGGACGGCGAGGTGCCCCCGCCGGCGATCCCGCAGACGCACTGGGAGTGGCACGCGCGGT
This DNA window, taken from Streptomyces sp. TN58, encodes the following:
- a CDS encoding contact-dependent growth inhibition system immunity protein, which produces MPMKPLEHDRRYGELDQVMRAYLGQQGEDTAERRSPALDAYLRHTWHTRPWAIAEAERQLREYSRNPPGRLRIDLGEFYAVPDVGIPQAAIGDWLLVLADHLKQSVEDGEVPPPAIPQTHWEWHARFPEAAQLLGGWFSQDIVDEFPDHEAAVADYAATTDPQLVARLVGELHELIALPLDEGDYALAAAELGMEVNPPEPFSYGAWFQSVATSLAGG
- a CDS encoding RNase A-like domain-containing protein — encoded protein: MLTRSATYPDRETAQWATQQVVTANEQVIHRWLAQGTRARLTIEAAWPSREEPVGRVQLEAMLLAGQGPVDVRAARVVLRREPDSPYGFVVQTTVPFYL